A single window of Chitinophaga sp. XS-30 DNA harbors:
- a CDS encoding glycoside hydrolase family 32 protein — protein sequence MKTIWTGILCLCLLVQAASAQQFSSTFKASKKWLVLPVKNGAPKKNVELWIDGEHERWFDIELADGEPDWLAYLDISAWKGMDIELRVDKLGKDSKAFSPIRQSDEDRNEGELYKEKLRGQFHFSPKRGWTNDPNGMVYYNGEYHLFFQHNPYGVKWGNMHWGHAVSKDLVHWKELGIALYPDKFGPMFSGGAVVDSNNTSGFGKPGQPPMVMYFTGARSWGQGLAWSTDGRNFSKMDRTVVHRINKDNRDPKVIWHAPTNKWVMVLYVERDNGQHSMQFLTSPDMKKWTKSSVTMGGTGDDRYLFECPEFFELPVEGQPSEKKWVLTGANSQYAIGTFDGSTFTPEAERLNGQLGRDFYASQTFSDQPEGRRIEIGWWRTHTDKGASSFNQAMSIPLELKLVRTAQGLRLTRTPVKELESLRNKTYLISARRLKAGSANPFSDIHEELLEIRTSIQPGNASQVTLDINGLPVVYDVAKQQLQIDGVTAPAPLVNGSLSLIIYADRIGVEVFTADGLLFMPVNVNIDAAKRALSLSVSGGTAKLGKTAVYGLKSIW from the coding sequence ATGAAGACAATATGGACCGGAATATTATGCCTGTGCCTCCTTGTACAGGCCGCCAGCGCACAACAATTCAGCAGCACCTTCAAAGCCTCTAAAAAGTGGCTGGTGCTGCCGGTAAAGAACGGCGCGCCGAAAAAGAACGTGGAATTGTGGATAGACGGGGAACACGAGCGCTGGTTTGACATAGAACTGGCGGACGGCGAGCCGGACTGGCTGGCATACCTCGATATCAGCGCCTGGAAAGGCATGGACATTGAGCTGCGGGTAGACAAGCTGGGCAAGGATTCCAAAGCCTTCTCCCCCATCCGGCAAAGCGATGAAGACCGGAATGAAGGGGAACTGTACAAGGAAAAACTGCGCGGGCAGTTCCATTTCTCTCCCAAACGGGGATGGACGAACGACCCCAACGGCATGGTGTATTACAACGGGGAGTACCATCTCTTTTTCCAGCACAACCCCTACGGCGTGAAATGGGGGAATATGCACTGGGGGCATGCGGTCAGCAAAGACCTTGTGCATTGGAAAGAACTTGGCATAGCGTTGTATCCTGACAAATTCGGGCCGATGTTCAGCGGCGGCGCGGTGGTAGACAGCAATAACACCAGCGGTTTCGGGAAACCCGGTCAACCTCCGATGGTCATGTATTTCACCGGCGCCAGGTCCTGGGGCCAGGGCCTGGCCTGGAGCACAGATGGCCGGAACTTCTCCAAAATGGACCGCACCGTGGTGCACCGGATCAATAAAGACAACCGCGATCCCAAAGTGATCTGGCATGCGCCCACAAACAAATGGGTGATGGTGCTTTATGTGGAGCGGGATAACGGTCAGCACAGCATGCAATTCCTCACCTCCCCGGATATGAAAAAGTGGACAAAAAGCAGTGTGACGATGGGTGGTACCGGCGATGACCGTTATCTCTTCGAATGCCCCGAGTTCTTCGAACTGCCCGTAGAAGGGCAACCGTCGGAGAAAAAATGGGTGCTCACCGGCGCCAACAGCCAATATGCGATCGGCACATTCGATGGTTCCACATTCACCCCGGAAGCGGAAAGGCTGAATGGCCAGCTCGGGCGCGATTTCTATGCCTCCCAGACCTTCAGCGACCAGCCGGAAGGCCGCCGCATCGAAATAGGCTGGTGGCGTACGCATACGGACAAAGGCGCATCAAGCTTCAACCAGGCCATGAGCATTCCCCTGGAGCTGAAGCTTGTGCGTACCGCCCAGGGCCTGCGGCTCACGCGTACGCCCGTGAAAGAACTGGAGTCCCTGCGCAACAAAACTTACCTTATCAGCGCCCGCAGATTGAAAGCCGGTAGCGCCAATCCGTTTTCGGACATCCATGAAGAACTGCTGGAGATCAGAACATCGATCCAGCCCGGCAACGCCAGCCAGGTAACCCTGGATATCAATGGCCTCCCTGTGGTGTACGATGTAGCGAAACAGCAATTGCAGATAGACGGCGTAACGGCACCGGCTCCCCTCGTGAACGGCAGCCTGTCCCTGATCATTTATGCTGACCGCATTGGCGTAGAGGTGTTTACGGCGGATGGATTGCTATTCATGCCGGTAAATGTGAATATCGATGCCGCAAAACGCGCCCTTTCGCTCTCCGTAAGCGGCGGAACGGCCAAACTGGGCAAAACGGCCGTGTATGGACTGAAAAGTATCTGGTAA
- the accD gene encoding acetyl-CoA carboxylase, carboxyltransferase subunit beta, whose translation MSWFKRIKQGIQTTTSEKKEAPDGLWHKCPNCKKTTTMKDLKANLYVCDKCNFHNRINSPEYFEIIFDNNEFEELFTNIYPKDELGFNDLKPYGARLKEAQKKSGLTDAMRVGAGDVNGKGLVVACMDFNFIGGSMGSVVGEKIARSIDHCIANKVGLMIISKSGGARMMESAFSLMQMAKTSAKLTQLAAARLPYISLMTDPTTGGVTASYAMLGDINTAEPGALIGFAGPRVIKETIKKDLPEGFQSAEFLLEHGFLDFIVDRKDLKNRISTLLELFEK comes from the coding sequence ATGAGCTGGTTTAAGCGAATCAAACAAGGCATTCAGACCACTACCAGTGAGAAGAAGGAAGCGCCGGACGGTTTATGGCACAAATGCCCGAATTGCAAGAAGACGACGACAATGAAAGACCTGAAAGCCAATTTGTACGTCTGCGACAAATGCAACTTTCATAACCGGATCAATTCACCTGAGTATTTCGAGATCATCTTTGACAATAATGAATTCGAGGAGCTGTTCACCAACATCTATCCGAAAGACGAACTTGGCTTCAATGACCTGAAACCCTATGGCGCCAGGCTGAAAGAAGCGCAGAAGAAATCCGGCCTTACGGATGCAATGCGCGTAGGGGCTGGTGATGTGAACGGGAAAGGATTGGTTGTGGCCTGTATGGATTTTAACTTCATCGGCGGCTCTATGGGTTCCGTTGTGGGCGAGAAAATCGCGCGGAGCATCGATCATTGTATCGCCAACAAGGTTGGCCTGATGATCATCTCCAAATCCGGCGGAGCCAGGATGATGGAAAGCGCCTTTTCACTGATGCAAATGGCTAAAACATCCGCCAAGCTCACGCAACTGGCCGCAGCGCGACTTCCGTATATTTCGTTGATGACAGACCCCACCACCGGCGGTGTAACAGCATCTTACGCTATGCTGGGCGATATCAATACCGCAGAACCGGGCGCCCTCATTGGCTTCGCAGGCCCGCGCGTTATCAAGGAAACAATTAAAAAAGACCTCCCCGAAGGCTTCCAAAGCGCAGAATTCCTGCTGGAACATGGGTTCCTGGACTTCATCGTGGACCGTAAAGACCTGAAGAACAGGATCAGCACATTGCTGGAGTTGTTTGAAAAGTAA
- the smpB gene encoding SsrA-binding protein SmpB — MAELKNRSAYFEFAIEDKYIAGMVLTGTEIKSVRGGRVSFNDSFCYFSKGELFVKSLHIAEYSHGTYANHDPLRERKLLLQRKELKKMEKKIQERGYTIVPLRIFVTEKGLAKMEIGIGKGKKLHDKRDSIKQREVDRELRRNYKI, encoded by the coding sequence ATGGCAGAATTAAAGAACAGATCGGCTTATTTCGAGTTTGCGATAGAAGATAAATATATCGCCGGGATGGTATTGACCGGTACCGAGATCAAATCCGTCCGCGGCGGAAGAGTGAGTTTTAACGACAGCTTCTGCTATTTCTCCAAAGGAGAGCTATTCGTCAAAAGCCTTCATATCGCTGAATATTCCCACGGCACCTACGCCAATCACGATCCCCTCCGGGAACGCAAGCTGCTCCTGCAAAGGAAAGAGCTGAAGAAAATGGAGAAAAAGATCCAGGAACGCGGATACACCATCGTACCGCTGCGCATTTTCGTCACGGAAAAAGGATTGGCCAAAATGGAGATCGGTATCGGCAAGGGTAAAAAACTGCATGACAAACGCGATTCCATCAAGCAACGGGAAGTGGATCGGGAGCTTCGGCGGAATTACAAGATCTGA
- a CDS encoding META domain-containing protein has product MKRCFPVFAALATFIFSACASSNKTAANNDADLFRTWQLIELDGQAIDTTKLNRPAQLTFEQAEQRVFGSAGCNSMTGKYTLEAPDKLSFSPMAATKMACPDMSVEMKFQEIIGKVNTWSVAEGFLILSQDDTPLAKFAAK; this is encoded by the coding sequence ATGAAAAGATGTTTCCCCGTATTCGCCGCGCTGGCAACGTTTATATTCTCCGCCTGCGCCTCCTCCAATAAAACCGCCGCCAATAACGATGCGGACCTTTTCAGAACATGGCAGCTGATAGAGCTGGATGGGCAGGCGATAGACACGACTAAGCTGAACCGCCCGGCGCAACTGACCTTTGAACAGGCGGAACAGCGCGTGTTCGGCTCCGCCGGCTGCAATTCCATGACGGGAAAATATACCCTTGAAGCACCGGATAAACTCAGCTTCTCTCCTATGGCCGCCACAAAGATGGCCTGTCCGGATATGAGCGTGGAAATGAAGTTTCAGGAGATCATCGGAAAAGTAAATACCTGGAGCGTTGCGGAAGGATTCCTGATATTGAGCCAGGACGATACGCCGCTGGCGAAATTCGCGGCAAAATAA
- a CDS encoding peptidase domain-containing ABC transporter, whose protein sequence is MSATIRLKKSVRVRQRDISDCGAACLASVAAFYNLQLPVARIRQLAATDSKGTNVLGVIEAANKIGFQAKGVKGPFEALFNIPKPAIAHVIVQEKLHHFVVICKVTKTHVVIMDPADGLYHKMPHAQFSAMWTNVLILLMPDEAFQAGNEKVSHLQRFWFLLRPHRSVVLQALFGAMIYTVLGLSTSIYVQKIIDNVLVEGNGNLLNLLGTIMLLILVLQFFIGHWKSIFALKTGQQIDARLILGYYKHLLRLPQQFFDTMRVGEITSRIGDAVKIRVFINDVAIGLVVNVFIVLFSFALMFTYYWKLALIVLAILPVYGIVYRISNQINKRMQRKLMEDNAELGSQLVESLNAAATIKRFGLEEYANIKTESRFVRLLKTIFSSSVANLYIGNASSFITSAFVVILLWAGSYFVMDRQLSPGELLSFYALIGYFTGPAMSLIGANRSLQDALIAADRLFEIMDLAQEETGNKVKLGPELAGDIVFQNVSFRYGTRVEVFRRFSLQIRKGKITAIVGESGSGKSTLMALLQNIYPLQEGSIMIGNLDIRYIEHESLRRQVSVVPQQIDLFAGTVLENIAVGEFEPDMQKVLQISAQLGILHFIEKLPEGFNTMLGEHGVNLSGGQRQRLAIARALYRDPDILILDEATSSLDSVSDQYVQEVMQQLRDKGKTILVIAHRLSTVVNADKIVVLQEGVMAEEGTHSQLLQNNAIYSKLWHHHQAI, encoded by the coding sequence ATGTCCGCAACCATCAGATTAAAGAAAAGCGTCCGTGTACGCCAGCGGGATATCAGCGATTGCGGGGCTGCATGCCTCGCATCCGTAGCCGCATTTTATAACCTGCAACTGCCCGTCGCCCGAATCCGTCAGCTGGCGGCAACGGACAGCAAAGGCACCAATGTGCTGGGCGTAATAGAAGCCGCCAACAAGATCGGCTTTCAGGCAAAAGGTGTGAAAGGCCCGTTCGAAGCGCTTTTTAACATACCCAAGCCCGCCATCGCACATGTGATCGTACAGGAAAAACTGCACCATTTCGTGGTGATCTGCAAGGTGACCAAAACGCATGTGGTGATCATGGACCCCGCAGACGGTCTGTACCATAAAATGCCGCATGCGCAGTTTTCGGCTATGTGGACCAATGTGCTGATCCTGCTGATGCCGGATGAGGCTTTTCAGGCAGGTAACGAAAAAGTGTCCCACCTGCAACGCTTCTGGTTCCTGCTGAGGCCGCACCGCTCCGTGGTATTGCAGGCCCTGTTCGGCGCCATGATCTATACCGTCCTCGGTCTCTCCACCTCCATCTATGTGCAGAAGATCATCGACAATGTGCTGGTGGAAGGGAATGGCAACCTGCTGAACCTGTTGGGTACCATTATGTTGCTGATCCTGGTGCTGCAGTTCTTCATCGGGCACTGGAAAAGCATCTTTGCATTGAAAACCGGCCAGCAGATCGATGCGCGGCTGATCCTCGGATATTACAAGCATCTCCTGCGGCTGCCGCAGCAATTCTTTGATACCATGCGGGTAGGGGAGATCACTTCCCGTATAGGCGATGCCGTTAAAATTCGTGTATTCATCAACGATGTAGCTATCGGGCTGGTGGTGAACGTGTTCATCGTATTGTTCTCTTTCGCCCTGATGTTCACTTATTACTGGAAGCTGGCGCTGATCGTACTGGCCATATTGCCGGTGTACGGGATCGTTTACCGCATCAGCAACCAGATCAACAAGAGGATGCAGCGCAAGCTGATGGAAGATAATGCGGAACTGGGGAGCCAGCTGGTGGAATCACTGAATGCTGCAGCCACCATCAAACGTTTCGGATTGGAGGAATATGCCAATATCAAAACCGAGAGCCGCTTTGTACGGTTGCTGAAAACGATCTTCTCCTCATCCGTGGCTAACCTCTATATCGGGAATGCCAGCAGTTTTATTACCAGCGCTTTTGTGGTGATCCTGCTGTGGGCCGGCTCCTATTTTGTGATGGACCGGCAGCTCAGTCCGGGTGAATTGCTGAGCTTTTACGCGCTTATCGGCTATTTCACCGGCCCGGCCATGAGCCTTATCGGCGCCAACCGCAGCTTGCAGGATGCGTTGATAGCGGCAGACCGCCTGTTCGAGATCATGGACCTGGCGCAGGAGGAAACGGGCAACAAAGTGAAGCTTGGTCCGGAACTGGCGGGAGATATCGTTTTTCAGAACGTATCCTTCCGTTATGGCACCCGGGTGGAAGTATTCCGGCGCTTCTCCCTGCAGATCCGCAAAGGGAAGATCACGGCGATCGTGGGAGAGAGCGGTTCGGGGAAATCCACGCTGATGGCATTGTTGCAGAATATCTACCCGTTGCAGGAAGGCAGCATCATGATCGGCAACCTGGATATCCGGTATATAGAACACGAGAGCCTGCGCAGACAGGTGAGCGTTGTGCCGCAGCAGATTGACCTGTTTGCGGGAACGGTGCTGGAGAATATCGCCGTGGGCGAATTTGAGCCGGATATGCAAAAGGTATTGCAGATATCGGCGCAATTGGGGATACTCCATTTTATAGAGAAACTGCCTGAGGGTTTTAACACGATGCTGGGCGAACATGGCGTAAACCTCTCTGGCGGCCAGCGTCAACGGCTGGCTATTGCAAGGGCGCTGTACCGTGATCCGGACATTCTCATACTCGATGAAGCTACTTCTTCCCTGGATTCCGTTTCCGATCAATACGTACAGGAAGTGATGCAGCAATTGCGGGATAAAGGCAAGACCATCCTCGTGATCGCTCACCGGCTGAGCACGGTGGTCAATGCGGACAAGATCGTGGTATTACAGGAAGGGGTGATGGCGGAGGAAGGTACGCACAGCCAGCTGTTGCAGAACAATGCGATCTACTCAAAACTCTGGCACCATCACCAGGCGATCTGA
- a CDS encoding HlyD family secretion protein, producing the protein MPQLFPVEVIEHSAFTWLPRVKVRTQVIYATVLLAVLLSLLALPFIKVDVSVKSAGIVRPVTEKNELRSLVAGTIEEVLVQEGQYVKKDQLLLRLQADISNSKLMQTSFELDQRNAYINDLTRLAAGGSGGGLQSALYQQQYSRFVASLNEQQATMRKLESDLNMYRKLYADKVIAEKELRDKEYDYDKSVAMYRSAIQQQRSAWQEELSRYRMESSRLQADAAQLEKQKEWNLIKAPVSGTLHQFSGKYAGGFVQVGELMGIISPDSNLVAECLVSPKDIGYLRAGMPVKFQVDAFNYNEWGVVDGTVEHVDNDFTLVNDQPVFRVRCQFAGTEVRTAGGIKGNIKKGMTLQARFILTKRSLFQLLYDRTDDWINPNTSGKN; encoded by the coding sequence ATGCCTCAACTATTTCCTGTGGAGGTCATTGAGCATTCTGCATTTACATGGCTGCCCCGTGTAAAGGTCAGAACGCAGGTGATCTATGCAACCGTCCTGCTCGCAGTGCTGCTCAGCCTGCTGGCCTTACCCTTTATCAAAGTGGATGTTTCCGTCAAATCCGCCGGCATCGTCAGGCCTGTAACGGAGAAGAACGAACTGCGCAGCCTCGTGGCCGGTACGATAGAAGAAGTGCTGGTGCAGGAAGGGCAATACGTCAAAAAAGACCAGCTGCTCCTGCGGCTGCAAGCCGATATCAGCAACAGCAAACTGATGCAGACCTCCTTTGAGCTGGATCAGCGGAATGCCTATATCAACGATCTTACCCGCCTCGCTGCCGGCGGTAGCGGTGGCGGACTGCAATCTGCCCTGTATCAGCAGCAATACAGCCGTTTTGTAGCTTCGCTGAACGAACAGCAGGCGACCATGCGCAAGCTGGAAAGCGACCTGAACATGTACCGGAAATTGTATGCCGATAAAGTGATTGCAGAGAAAGAGCTGCGGGATAAGGAATACGACTATGATAAAAGCGTGGCGATGTACCGCTCTGCCATACAGCAGCAGCGTAGCGCCTGGCAGGAAGAGCTGAGCCGTTACAGGATGGAGAGCAGCCGCCTGCAGGCCGATGCGGCACAACTGGAAAAGCAGAAGGAATGGAACCTGATCAAAGCCCCGGTAAGCGGCACGCTGCATCAGTTCAGCGGCAAATATGCCGGAGGTTTTGTGCAGGTAGGTGAACTGATGGGCATTATTTCGCCGGATTCCAATCTTGTTGCAGAATGCCTCGTTTCCCCCAAAGATATCGGTTACCTGCGTGCAGGCATGCCCGTTAAATTCCAGGTGGATGCCTTCAACTATAATGAGTGGGGCGTGGTAGACGGAACGGTGGAGCATGTGGATAATGATTTCACCCTGGTGAATGACCAGCCTGTTTTCAGGGTCCGCTGCCAGTTCGCCGGAACGGAAGTGCGCACCGCCGGCGGCATCAAAGGGAATATCAAGAAGGGCATGACACTGCAGGCCCGGTTCATTCTCACGAAACGCAGCCTTTTTCAACTGTTATATGATAGAACTGACGACTGGATCAATCCCAATACTTCCGGTAAAAACTAA
- the rnhA gene encoding ribonuclease HI, which translates to MTNQQLIIYTDGAARGNPGRGGYGVVLIWGKVRKELSQGYRMTTNNRMELLAVIEALEALTKEGLSITIYTDSQYVVNSVEKGWLWNWIKINFKDKKNRDLWERFVPLYKKHRIKFQWVKGHATNPENNRCDELATAAADGGSLLVDEGYERGD; encoded by the coding sequence TTGACAAATCAGCAACTGATCATTTATACAGATGGCGCTGCGCGAGGAAACCCGGGCAGAGGTGGATATGGTGTGGTATTGATTTGGGGGAAGGTGCGCAAGGAACTGTCACAGGGCTACCGGATGACCACGAATAACCGCATGGAACTGCTGGCGGTGATCGAGGCGCTGGAAGCGCTGACAAAAGAAGGCCTCTCCATCACTATTTATACGGACAGCCAGTATGTGGTCAATTCCGTTGAAAAGGGCTGGCTGTGGAACTGGATCAAAATAAATTTCAAGGATAAAAAGAACCGCGACCTCTGGGAACGTTTCGTTCCGCTCTATAAAAAACACCGCATCAAATTCCAGTGGGTGAAAGGCCATGCCACCAATCCGGAGAACAACCGCTGCGATGAGCTGGCCACCGCCGCTGCAGATGGCGGTTCCCTGCTGGTGGATGAAGGATATGAAAGAGGGGACTAA
- a CDS encoding acyl-CoA carboxylase subunit beta: MEQQQLEFNKNEDIMRRLVSTMKQRLAVIEQGGGKKSIEKLRQRGKLTPRERIGYLIDKNSHFLEIGAFAAYEMYAEHGGCPAAGTVAGIGYVSGRQCVIVANDMTVKAGAWFPLTGKKNLRLQEIAMENHLPVIYLVDSAGVYLPMQDEIFPDKEHFGRIFRNNARMSAMGITQIAAVMGSCVAGGAYLPVMSDEVLMVEGNGSIFLAGPYLVKAAIGEDVDAETLGGATTHTEISGVADYKFKDDKACLDGIRDIVARLGHKPQAGFDHITPVAPQKSPEELYGIVPADSTKSYDVREIIERLVDGSVFDEYKEEYGKTMLCGYARIEGWAVGIVANQRKMVKNRKGEMQMGGVIYNDSADKAARFIMNCNQKKIPLLFLQDVTGFMVGSRSEHAGIIKDGAKLVNAVANSIVPKITIITGNSYGAGNYAMCGKAYDPRFIFAWPNAKIAVMGGEQAAKTLLQIQVASLKARGETISPEVEAKLLKDITDRYNAQTTPYYAAARLWVDEIIDPAQTRQVVAECLKAVNQAPVEETFSTGVFQV; the protein is encoded by the coding sequence ATGGAGCAACAGCAACTGGAATTTAACAAAAATGAAGATATCATGCGCAGGTTGGTCAGCACCATGAAACAACGGCTGGCGGTGATCGAACAGGGCGGCGGTAAAAAAAGCATTGAAAAGCTGCGCCAGCGCGGCAAATTAACCCCCAGGGAGCGTATTGGCTACCTGATCGATAAAAATTCACATTTCCTGGAAATTGGCGCATTTGCCGCCTATGAAATGTATGCTGAACATGGTGGTTGCCCCGCCGCCGGAACGGTTGCGGGAATAGGTTATGTGAGCGGCCGCCAGTGCGTGATCGTGGCGAATGATATGACGGTGAAAGCCGGGGCCTGGTTCCCGCTTACCGGCAAAAAGAACCTGCGCCTGCAGGAAATAGCCATGGAGAATCATTTACCTGTCATCTACCTGGTAGACAGCGCCGGTGTATATCTGCCGATGCAGGACGAGATATTTCCCGATAAAGAGCATTTTGGCCGCATTTTCCGCAATAATGCCCGCATGAGTGCCATGGGCATCACCCAGATCGCTGCGGTGATGGGCAGCTGCGTAGCCGGCGGTGCATATCTGCCGGTGATGAGCGATGAAGTGCTGATGGTGGAAGGCAACGGCTCCATTTTCCTGGCCGGGCCCTACCTGGTAAAGGCTGCCATCGGCGAAGATGTGGATGCGGAAACCCTGGGCGGCGCCACCACGCATACCGAGATATCCGGCGTAGCCGATTATAAATTCAAAGATGACAAAGCCTGCCTTGACGGGATCAGGGACATCGTAGCGAGACTGGGGCATAAACCCCAGGCAGGTTTCGATCATATTACCCCCGTGGCGCCGCAGAAATCCCCGGAAGAATTATACGGCATCGTTCCGGCGGACAGTACCAAATCCTATGATGTCCGCGAGATCATTGAAAGACTGGTAGATGGTTCCGTATTTGACGAGTATAAGGAAGAATATGGGAAGACCATGCTCTGCGGGTATGCGCGCATCGAAGGATGGGCCGTTGGCATCGTGGCCAATCAGCGGAAAATGGTGAAGAACCGCAAAGGCGAAATGCAGATGGGCGGCGTGATCTATAATGACAGTGCGGACAAGGCCGCCCGTTTCATCATGAACTGCAATCAGAAAAAAATACCCCTGCTTTTTCTGCAGGATGTAACCGGGTTCATGGTGGGCAGCCGGAGCGAACATGCAGGCATCATCAAGGATGGCGCCAAGCTGGTTAATGCCGTCGCCAATTCCATCGTGCCCAAGATCACCATCATCACCGGTAATTCTTACGGCGCGGGCAATTACGCCATGTGCGGCAAAGCCTATGATCCCCGTTTCATCTTCGCCTGGCCGAATGCCAAGATCGCCGTAATGGGCGGAGAACAGGCCGCAAAAACACTGCTGCAGATACAGGTTGCCTCGCTCAAGGCCAGGGGAGAAACCATTTCTCCAGAAGTGGAAGCGAAGCTCCTGAAAGACATCACGGATAGATACAATGCGCAGACCACGCCGTATTATGCCGCAGCAAGGCTGTGGGTGGACGAGATCATTGACCCGGCGCAGACACGCCAGGTTGTAGCGGAATGCCTTAAAGCGGTCAATCAGGCGCCGGTGGAAGAGACGTTCAGCACCGGCGTTTTCCAGGTTTAG
- a CDS encoding DinB family protein, whose protein sequence is MSTLVVLSESLQHIYHGQPWLDVTLLEHLQETDAEQATVRAGESHNIWELVNHLIFWHLNVTRKLKGEKPEQEGDLPDFYLPENHGENNWQATLHRLEHSITQMVETIRNFPEEKLFTTVPETQHNAYYYILGVLQHIAYHLGQIVLLRKHVVK, encoded by the coding sequence ATGTCTACATTAGTTGTATTATCGGAATCATTGCAGCATATCTATCATGGCCAGCCCTGGCTGGATGTTACGCTGCTGGAACATCTGCAGGAAACGGACGCGGAACAGGCGACCGTACGCGCAGGGGAATCCCACAACATATGGGAGTTGGTCAATCACCTTATTTTCTGGCATCTGAATGTTACCCGCAAGCTGAAAGGGGAAAAACCCGAGCAGGAAGGCGACCTTCCTGATTTCTATCTGCCCGAGAACCACGGGGAAAATAACTGGCAGGCCACACTGCACCGCCTGGAGCACTCCATTACGCAAATGGTGGAAACAATCCGTAACTTCCCGGAGGAAAAGCTGTTCACAACCGTCCCGGAAACCCAGCATAACGCATATTATTATATTCTGGGGGTCCTGCAACATATTGCCTATCACCTGGGGCAGATCGTACTGCTGCGCAAGCATGTGGTGAAATGA
- a CDS encoding DUF1624 domain-containing protein, which translates to MQPLSVSRDRIYSIDVLRGLVMILMALDHVRDFFHQPAMTEDPLNVDTTFPLLYITRWITHFCAPVFVFLSGLSVCLMQERKTTKQISGFLLKRGLWLILVEITLVSFALSFNPMMNVMILQVIWAIGICFVCLSLLVFLPWQAILGLGVLIICSHNLLDYIEAKPGFQPGLGWQLLHQTRYTFFEYLPGHGFIVIYPFLPWLGIMLAGYGLGRIFRPDVSAAQRKRILVVAGISMIAVFIAVRLLNGYGDPGTWETHPHWVATLGDFMNVQKYPPSLLYTCATIGPALLLLAWMEGRKSAAMDVAKVYGSVPFFYYILHFYIIHLLCVILFFASGYGADDIVSPQTLFLFRPPTFGYPLWVAYLIWIGIVALLYPLCKRYAAYKRTHRHWWLSYL; encoded by the coding sequence ATGCAACCACTATCTGTTTCCCGTGACCGTATTTACTCCATCGATGTATTGAGAGGCCTGGTTATGATACTCATGGCACTGGACCATGTGCGGGACTTTTTTCATCAGCCGGCCATGACGGAAGACCCGCTCAACGTAGACACTACTTTCCCCCTCCTGTACATCACCCGGTGGATCACACACTTCTGCGCCCCGGTGTTCGTCTTCCTCTCCGGCCTTTCCGTGTGCCTCATGCAGGAAAGAAAAACCACGAAGCAGATCAGCGGTTTCCTGCTGAAACGCGGCTTATGGCTCATCCTGGTGGAGATCACATTGGTATCTTTCGCATTGAGCTTCAACCCCATGATGAATGTTATGATATTGCAGGTGATATGGGCGATCGGGATATGTTTCGTATGCCTGTCCCTGTTAGTATTCCTGCCCTGGCAGGCGATCCTCGGGCTGGGCGTGCTGATCATCTGCTCCCATAATCTCCTGGATTACATCGAAGCGAAACCGGGCTTTCAGCCGGGCCTGGGATGGCAATTGCTGCACCAGACCCGTTACACCTTTTTCGAGTATTTGCCCGGGCACGGGTTCATCGTCATCTATCCCTTCCTGCCCTGGTTGGGCATTATGCTGGCCGGATATGGCCTGGGCCGGATCTTCCGGCCGGATGTCAGCGCCGCACAACGGAAACGGATACTCGTTGTTGCCGGTATATCGATGATTGCGGTATTCATTGCCGTACGGCTGCTGAATGGCTACGGCGATCCGGGCACCTGGGAAACCCATCCGCACTGGGTCGCCACCCTCGGAGATTTCATGAACGTGCAGAAATATCCGCCTTCCCTGCTGTACACCTGCGCCACCATCGGCCCCGCCCTCTTGCTGCTCGCCTGGATGGAAGGCCGGAAAAGCGCGGCCATGGATGTCGCTAAAGTATATGGCAGCGTACCTTTCTTTTATTACATCCTGCATTTCTATATCATTCACCTGCTTTGCGTGATCCTGTTCTTTGCTTCCGGCTACGGGGCGGATGATATTGTAAGCCCGCAAACGCTTTTCCTTTTCAGGCCACCCACTTTCGGTTATCCGCTATGGGTCGCTTACCTCATCTGGATCGGCATCGTAGCATTGCTTTATCCCTTGTGCAAACGATATGCGGCTTATAAACGGACGCACCGGCACTGGTGGCTCAGCTATCTTTAA